Proteins from a single region of Hymenobacter aquaticus:
- a CDS encoding HAD family hydrolase, which translates to MIRTVIFDMDGVLVDTEPLHHDAFFRHFAELGIPMTREEYATFLGASTRNVYQTLKAQFGLEQEVETLIQRKRELFGKSFDESRELELLPGARPLIEALHQAGVPLQLASSASKETIARVFTRFGLYPYFDNLVSGEDFPRSKPDPAIFRHAAQLAGIPPHECVVIEDSANGVTAAKAAGMVCIGYQSEHSEGQDLHHADQVVASLTQLSAAAILAL; encoded by the coding sequence ATGATTCGCACCGTTATCTTCGACATGGACGGCGTGCTGGTCGACACCGAGCCGCTTCACCACGACGCTTTTTTCCGCCACTTCGCCGAGCTGGGCATTCCCATGACCCGGGAGGAATACGCGACGTTTCTGGGCGCTTCCACCCGCAACGTGTACCAGACGCTCAAGGCGCAGTTTGGCCTGGAGCAGGAGGTAGAAACCCTGATTCAGCGCAAGCGGGAGCTGTTTGGCAAGTCCTTCGACGAATCCCGGGAGCTGGAGCTGCTGCCCGGCGCCCGGCCCCTGATTGAGGCGCTGCACCAGGCCGGCGTGCCGCTACAGCTGGCCTCGTCGGCCTCCAAGGAAACCATTGCCCGCGTGTTCACCCGCTTCGGCCTCTACCCGTACTTCGACAACCTGGTCAGCGGCGAAGATTTTCCCCGCTCCAAGCCCGACCCGGCCATTTTCCGGCACGCCGCCCAGCTGGCCGGCATTCCGCCCCACGAGTGCGTCGTCATCGAGGACTCGGCTAACGGCGTGACGGCGGCCAAGGCGGCGGGCATGGTCTGCATTGGCTACCAAAGCGAGCATTCCGAGGGGCAGGACCTGCACCACGCCGACCAGGTGGTAGCGAGTCTGACGCAGCTGTCGGCCGCCGCTATCCTGGCCTTGTAA
- a CDS encoding thioredoxin family protein: MKKLFPLVTACLLLALLSNFTAGPAGYQVGDKVADFKLRNVDGQLVSLADNQAAKGYIVVFTCNTCPYAQAYESRIIGLHQKYAAQGYPVVAINPNDEATVPGDSFAAMKARAASKQYPFPYLQDATQQVARTFGATRTPHLYVVTRRGTDFVVSYIGAIDDNSEDATLVKTKYVEQAMTDILAGKPAATSSTKAIGCTIKWKKA, translated from the coding sequence ATGAAAAAGCTCTTTCCCCTCGTCACGGCCTGCCTGCTGCTGGCCCTGCTCAGCAACTTCACCGCCGGCCCGGCCGGCTACCAGGTCGGCGACAAAGTCGCGGACTTCAAGCTCAGGAACGTGGACGGCCAGCTCGTCTCGTTGGCCGATAACCAGGCCGCCAAGGGCTACATCGTGGTTTTCACCTGCAACACCTGCCCCTACGCTCAGGCCTACGAAAGCCGCATCATCGGGCTGCACCAGAAATACGCGGCCCAGGGCTACCCCGTGGTGGCCATCAACCCCAACGACGAGGCCACCGTGCCCGGCGACTCCTTCGCCGCCATGAAGGCCCGGGCGGCCAGCAAGCAGTACCCGTTTCCCTACCTCCAGGACGCCACCCAGCAGGTAGCCCGCACCTTCGGCGCCACCCGCACGCCCCACCTGTACGTCGTCACCCGCCGGGGCACCGACTTCGTGGTATCCTACATCGGGGCCATCGACGACAACTCGGAAGATGCTACGCTGGTGAAAACCAAGTACGTCGAGCAGGCCATGACCGACATCCTGGCCGGCAAGCCCGCCGCAACCAGCTCCACCAAAGCCATCGGCTGCACCATCAAGTGGAAGAAAGCGTAG
- a CDS encoding Rossmann-fold NAD(P)-binding domain-containing protein: MKIKAILTGATGMVGEGVLHEALHSPDVEQVLSISRKPSGVTHPKLREIIHQNFHDLSPIQDQLVGYNACFFCLGVSSVGLKQPEYQRLTYDLTLHFAQTLLPRNPELTFCYVSGAGTDSSAHGRSMWARVKGRTENDLLALGFKSAYMFRPGLLRPTPGQQHVLSYYKYFGWLYPVVRAVLPKFASTLAELGQAMLSVVRRGYPKPVLEVPDIVAAAGK; this comes from the coding sequence ATGAAGATCAAAGCAATTCTGACCGGGGCGACCGGTATGGTGGGCGAGGGAGTGCTGCACGAGGCCCTACACAGCCCCGACGTGGAGCAGGTGCTCAGCATCAGCCGCAAGCCCTCGGGCGTGACGCACCCTAAGCTGCGCGAAATCATCCACCAGAACTTCCACGATTTGTCGCCGATTCAGGACCAGCTCGTGGGCTACAACGCCTGCTTTTTCTGCCTGGGCGTGTCGTCGGTGGGCCTGAAGCAGCCCGAGTACCAGCGCCTGACCTACGACCTTACCCTGCACTTCGCCCAGACGCTGCTGCCCCGCAACCCCGAGCTGACGTTCTGCTACGTCTCGGGCGCGGGCACCGACAGCTCGGCCCACGGCCGCAGCATGTGGGCCCGGGTGAAGGGCCGCACCGAAAACGACCTGCTGGCGCTGGGCTTCAAAAGCGCCTACATGTTCCGGCCGGGCTTGTTACGCCCCACGCCGGGGCAGCAGCACGTGCTGTCGTACTACAAGTACTTTGGCTGGCTCTACCCGGTTGTCCGCGCCGTGTTGCCCAAGTTTGCCTCGACGCTGGCCGAGCTGGGACAGGCCATGCTCAGCGTGGTGCGCCGGGGCTACCCCAAGCCCGTGCTGGAAGTGCCCGACATCGTGGCCGCCGCCGGGAAGTAG
- a CDS encoding MmcQ/YjbR family DNA-binding protein, producing MNIEEFRDYCLLKAGVTEETPFGPETLVFKVGGKVFALTDIDTFGSINLKCDPERAQELREQHDYVLPGYHMNKKHWNTVLVGTGIPAGQLRALIDHSYDLVRASLPKKQREELAAAEQES from the coding sequence ATGAACATCGAAGAGTTCCGCGACTATTGCCTGCTCAAAGCCGGCGTGACCGAAGAAACGCCCTTCGGCCCGGAAACCCTGGTGTTTAAGGTCGGCGGCAAAGTGTTTGCCCTCACCGACATCGACACCTTCGGCAGCATCAACCTGAAGTGTGACCCGGAGCGCGCCCAGGAGCTGCGCGAGCAGCACGACTACGTGCTGCCCGGCTACCACATGAATAAAAAGCACTGGAACACGGTGCTGGTCGGCACCGGCATTCCCGCCGGGCAGCTGCGCGCGCTCATCGACCATTCCTACGACCTGGTGCGGGCTTCCCTGCCCAAAAAGCAGCGCGAGGAGCTGGCCGCCGCCGAGCAGGAAAGCTAG
- a CDS encoding family 78 glycoside hydrolase catalytic domain yields the protein MRFAFALRRDNTRPAGLLVLLLALGAAAHAQAVAVKELKCGYRLNPLGLQAAPQLSWELRADHRNARQTAYRVLVADDEKLLRRNVGNVWDSQQTASAASIQVPYAGPALQATKTYYWKVMVWDERQQASAWSPAARWQMGLLTAADWQGARWIAYEELPAERVSVLPVDGKKDAYQGGNVLPLLRKDFAVGKKLRRATAYVCGLGQFELRLNGQKVGDHFLDPAWTKYDQHAQYVTFDVTGQLRRGDNAVGVMLGNGFYYVPPVKGRYRKLKTAFGYPKLRCRVVLDYADGTQENVVSDASWQTAAGPVTFSSIYGGEDYDARREQPGWDAPGFDAKAWKPVLLVDGPARLDAEQAEPLRVHETFQPRQVTQPRPGHFVYDFGQNASGIVELRVQGRAGDTVRLAPAELLGPDKLVSQKNSGRPYYFTYVLRGAGVETWRPRFSYYGFRYAQLDGGVPAGEANPAGRPTVLGLTMLHTRNAAAPVGSFSSSSPLLNQTNTLIDWAVRSNMASVFTDCPHREKLGWQEQNHLMGASIRYGYDIAALCRKVIRDLQVSQLESGLVPEIAPEYVQFEWGGDMFRDSPEWGSSAILLPWYAYQWYGDRQTLLESYPVMQRYAAYLATKAQGHILTQGLGDWYDLGPKPPGVSQLTPMGVTGTAIYHYDLVTLSDIARLLGKADDATKYARLAAEVRTAFNAKFFNPETKQYASGSQAANAVAVYMGLVAPEHRAAVVDNLVRDIQSRQHALTAGDIGYRYVLRVLEDAGRSDVIYAMNSRADVPGYGYQLAQGATALTESWAALPTVSNNHLMLGHLQEWLYGALAGIRPAAGSVAFDKIDIRPEPVGDVTSAKATHHSPYGLIGSEWQKTAAGFELTATIPANTTATVYLPASSAAAITESGQPLTQHPELRLLGVEGGRARIAVGSGTYRFVAQPLE from the coding sequence ATGCGGTTTGCCTTTGCCCTGCGCCGTGACAACACCCGACCAGCAGGCCTGCTCGTGCTGCTGCTGGCCCTGGGGGCGGCGGCCCATGCGCAGGCGGTGGCCGTGAAAGAACTCAAGTGCGGCTACCGGCTAAACCCGCTGGGCCTCCAGGCAGCTCCGCAGCTGAGCTGGGAGCTGCGGGCCGACCACCGCAACGCCCGCCAGACCGCCTACCGCGTGCTGGTGGCCGACGACGAAAAGCTGCTCCGGCGCAACGTGGGCAACGTGTGGGATTCGCAGCAAACCGCTTCGGCCGCCTCTATTCAGGTGCCCTACGCCGGACCGGCTTTGCAGGCCACCAAAACCTACTACTGGAAGGTGATGGTGTGGGACGAGCGGCAACAGGCCTCGGCCTGGAGCCCGGCCGCCCGCTGGCAGATGGGCCTGCTGACGGCCGCCGACTGGCAAGGTGCCCGCTGGATTGCCTACGAGGAACTGCCGGCCGAGCGCGTGAGCGTGCTGCCCGTCGACGGCAAAAAAGACGCGTACCAGGGCGGCAACGTGCTGCCGCTGCTGCGCAAGGATTTCGCCGTCGGGAAAAAGCTGCGCCGGGCCACGGCCTACGTGTGCGGGCTGGGGCAATTTGAGCTGCGCCTGAACGGGCAGAAAGTCGGGGACCATTTCCTCGACCCGGCCTGGACCAAGTACGACCAACACGCCCAGTACGTGACCTTCGACGTGACCGGGCAGTTGCGCCGGGGCGACAACGCGGTGGGCGTCATGCTCGGCAACGGCTTCTACTACGTGCCGCCGGTAAAGGGCCGCTACCGCAAGCTCAAAACCGCCTTCGGCTACCCCAAGCTGCGCTGCCGCGTGGTGCTCGACTACGCCGACGGCACCCAGGAAAACGTCGTCAGTGACGCCAGCTGGCAGACGGCCGCCGGCCCGGTCACCTTCAGCAGCATCTACGGTGGCGAGGACTACGACGCGCGCCGAGAGCAGCCCGGCTGGGACGCGCCCGGCTTCGATGCAAAAGCCTGGAAACCGGTGCTGCTGGTCGACGGCCCCGCCCGGCTCGACGCCGAGCAGGCCGAGCCGCTGCGGGTGCACGAGACGTTTCAGCCCCGGCAAGTCACGCAGCCCCGGCCGGGCCACTTCGTGTACGACTTCGGGCAGAACGCCTCCGGCATCGTGGAGCTGCGGGTGCAGGGCCGGGCGGGCGACACCGTGCGCCTGGCGCCGGCCGAATTGCTGGGCCCGGACAAGCTGGTGAGCCAGAAAAACAGCGGCCGGCCCTACTACTTCACCTACGTGCTGCGCGGCGCGGGCGTGGAAACCTGGCGCCCGCGCTTCAGCTACTACGGCTTCCGCTACGCGCAGCTCGACGGCGGCGTGCCCGCGGGCGAGGCTAACCCCGCCGGCCGGCCCACAGTGCTCGGGCTGACCATGCTGCACACCCGCAACGCGGCCGCGCCGGTGGGCTCGTTCAGCTCGTCAAGCCCGCTGCTGAACCAGACCAACACGCTCATCGACTGGGCAGTGCGCAGCAATATGGCCAGCGTATTTACCGACTGCCCCCACCGCGAAAAGCTGGGCTGGCAGGAGCAGAACCACCTGATGGGCGCCTCCATCCGCTACGGCTACGACATTGCCGCCCTGTGCCGCAAGGTTATCCGGGACTTGCAGGTCTCGCAGCTCGAAAGCGGCCTTGTCCCGGAAATCGCGCCGGAGTACGTGCAGTTCGAGTGGGGCGGCGACATGTTCCGCGACTCGCCCGAATGGGGCAGTAGCGCCATTCTGCTGCCCTGGTACGCCTACCAGTGGTACGGCGACCGGCAGACGCTGCTGGAAAGCTACCCGGTGATGCAGCGCTACGCGGCCTACCTGGCGACGAAGGCTCAGGGCCACATCCTCACCCAGGGCCTCGGCGACTGGTACGACCTGGGCCCCAAGCCGCCGGGCGTGTCGCAACTCACGCCCATGGGCGTGACGGGCACGGCCATCTACCACTACGACCTGGTTACGCTCAGCGACATTGCCCGCCTGCTCGGCAAGGCTGATGACGCCACCAAGTACGCCCGGCTGGCGGCCGAAGTCCGCACGGCCTTCAACGCGAAGTTCTTCAACCCCGAAACCAAGCAGTACGCCAGCGGCAGCCAGGCCGCCAACGCCGTGGCCGTGTACATGGGCCTGGTGGCGCCCGAGCACCGGGCCGCCGTCGTCGATAACCTGGTGCGCGACATTCAGAGCCGCCAGCACGCGTTGACCGCCGGCGACATCGGTTACCGTTACGTGCTGCGGGTGCTGGAAGACGCGGGCCGCTCCGACGTCATCTATGCCATGAACAGCCGCGCCGACGTGCCCGGCTACGGCTACCAGCTGGCCCAGGGTGCCACGGCCCTCACCGAATCCTGGGCCGCCCTGCCGACGGTGTCGAACAACCACCTGATGCTCGGGCACCTGCAGGAATGGCTGTACGGCGCGCTGGCCGGCATCCGTCCCGCCGCGGGCTCGGTGGCTTTCGATAAAATAGACATCCGCCCCGAGCCGGTGGGCGACGTGACTTCCGCCAAAGCCACGCACCACTCGCCTTACGGGCTGATTGGTAGTGAGTGGCAGAAAACTGCCGCCGGCTTCGAACTGACGGCCACCATCCCGGCCAATACCACGGCCACGGTGTACCTGCCCGCTTCTTCGGCCGCTGCCATCACCGAATCGGGCCAGCCACTCACGCAGCACCCGGAGCTGCGGCTGCTGGGCGTGGAGGGCGGCCGGGCGCGCATTGCGGTGGGCTCGGGCACGTACCGGTTCGTGGCCCAGCCGCTGGAATAG
- a CDS encoding DUF6728 family protein, translated as MEGRNLFNFGPALGYFFRKNDPNRKTNFNLRTMHFINKLSMAMFLVGLCVVLYRLFTR; from the coding sequence ATGGAAGGCCGCAACCTGTTCAACTTCGGGCCCGCACTCGGATATTTCTTCCGCAAAAACGACCCCAACCGCAAAACCAACTTCAACCTGCGCACCATGCACTTCATCAATAAGCTGAGCATGGCCATGTTCCTGGTGGGGTTGTGCGTGGTGCTCTACCGCCTGTTTACCCGCTAA
- a CDS encoding DUF6984 family protein has translation MTNRVLKLPELGLLVFLLRGQPRYDHLLGRLYSIEVTELDAAASGSLRFSNARPDRRLGEKIAATRFLDEDGVPVFVSLYLDQQGELYELDCWKVDDTPLRRIPAF, from the coding sequence ATGACCAACCGTGTGCTGAAACTGCCCGAGCTGGGCTTGCTGGTCTTTTTGCTGCGGGGTCAGCCCCGTTACGACCACCTGCTGGGCCGGCTCTACTCCATCGAAGTCACGGAGCTGGACGCCGCGGCCAGCGGCAGCCTGCGCTTCAGCAATGCGCGGCCCGACCGGCGGCTGGGGGAGAAAATTGCGGCCACCCGCTTCCTGGACGAAGACGGCGTGCCGGTCTTCGTGTCGCTCTACCTCGACCAGCAGGGCGAATTGTACGAGCTGGACTGCTGGAAGGTGGACGACACGCCATTGCGGCGCATTCCGGCGTTTTAG
- a CDS encoding nuclear transport factor 2 family protein, with translation MRHPFLSFLLLVAGATAARAQKAPANAAETAAVQKTITTFFDGMRQGDSTMVRGTLAPGVVLHTISPKNGGQVEIEPANAFLKAVGTPHPDVYDERITFGQVLVDAPLASVWTPYQFYVGTKFSHCGYNSFQLVKLAGNWKIVHIIDTRRKDGCP, from the coding sequence ATGCGCCACCCTTTCCTCTCGTTCCTGCTGCTCGTGGCCGGCGCCACGGCCGCCCGGGCCCAGAAAGCCCCGGCCAATGCCGCCGAAACGGCCGCCGTGCAAAAGACCATTACCACGTTTTTCGACGGCATGCGCCAGGGCGACAGCACGATGGTGCGCGGCACGCTGGCCCCGGGCGTGGTGCTGCACACCATCAGCCCCAAAAATGGCGGGCAGGTGGAAATTGAGCCGGCCAACGCGTTTCTCAAGGCCGTGGGCACACCGCACCCGGACGTCTACGATGAGCGCATCACCTTCGGGCAGGTGCTGGTGGACGCTCCCCTGGCCAGCGTCTGGACGCCCTACCAGTTCTACGTGGGCACCAAATTCAGCCACTGCGGCTATAATTCCTTCCAGCTGGTGAAGCTGGCCGGCAACTGGAAAATCGTGCACATCATCGACACCCGGCGCAAGGACGGCTGCCCGTAA
- a CDS encoding TlpA disulfide reductase family protein produces MKSFRLFLLLLTGGLLSAGAARAQQVSVIKFAELQQRLNRQNDTTYVVNFWATWCAPCVKELPLFEQLNTTHADKKVKVLLVSMDYASQLNKKVKPFVLRRGLKSEVVLLGETDPNTYLEKVDPKWSGALPFTVMWNGRQNRRATFEKEFTPAELAAEVARFLP; encoded by the coding sequence ATGAAATCATTCCGGCTTTTTCTGCTCCTGCTGACCGGCGGGCTGTTGTCCGCGGGGGCCGCCCGGGCCCAGCAGGTTTCCGTCATCAAGTTCGCGGAGCTGCAACAGCGGCTAAACCGGCAGAACGACACGACCTACGTGGTGAACTTCTGGGCCACCTGGTGCGCGCCCTGCGTGAAGGAGCTGCCCCTGTTTGAGCAGCTGAACACGACCCACGCCGATAAAAAGGTGAAAGTGCTGCTGGTGAGCATGGACTACGCCTCCCAGCTCAACAAGAAGGTGAAGCCCTTCGTGCTCAGGCGCGGGCTGAAGTCGGAAGTGGTGCTGCTGGGCGAAACCGACCCGAACACCTACCTGGAAAAAGTGGACCCGAAATGGTCGGGCGCGCTGCCGTTTACGGTGATGTGGAACGGCAGGCAAAACCGCCGGGCCACGTTCGAAAAAGAGTTTACCCCGGCCGAGCTGGCGGCGGAAGTCGCCAGGTTTCTGCCCTAG
- the ispG gene encoding (E)-4-hydroxy-3-methylbut-2-enyl-diphosphate synthase translates to MTTASASKIYCPSLTEYKRRLSREVKIGDLPLGGLNPIRVQSMTTVDTMDTLGSVEQTLRMVEAGCEYVRITAPSVKEAQNLLEIKKELRKRGCSVPLIADIHFTPNAAELAARIVEKVRVNPGNYADKKKFDVIDYTDASYAAEVERIRERFRPLVQICKQYGTAMRIGTNHGSLSDRILSRYGDTPLGMVESALEFLRLCEEENYYDVVLSMKASNTQVMVQAYRLLVQKLDEEGLQPYPLHLGVTEAGEAEDGRIKSAVGIGTLLEDGLGDTVRVSLTEAPEAEAPVAKALIDRYTTRAQEAKPIRPLTPPQSLPKREGLEVAFDVVSSGTPPFWGGDGGGVPIDPFQYHRRATREVRNLGGQNVPRVMVDISRLAAVEYADLRAVGHLYSAFLDKFQMSDLGADYLYSGQRPVPFMLPNGLKEVVDYSAWLDAGRRPDHYPVLTQTEYAEAAAKHPELNFVFHNLDSLTPAALDQLRDDATAVVILYTDNAHAMPEIRRAFFELLNNGVPNPVIINRQYPALTPEQTQLYAATDVGGLLLDGLGDGVVLSTELLPERPKEEWLQALDQLNQLSFGILQAARTRMSKTEYISCPSCGRTLFDLQETTAMIRKRTDHLKGVKIGIMGCIVNGPGEMADADYGYVGVGKGKIALYRGQEVIKKAVPEEQAVDQLIELMREDGRWLEPVVLEEPVGA, encoded by the coding sequence ATGACCACTGCCTCCGCCTCCAAGATTTACTGCCCCAGCCTGACCGAATACAAGCGCCGCCTCTCGCGCGAAGTGAAAATCGGGGACCTGCCCCTGGGCGGCCTCAACCCGATTCGGGTGCAGAGCATGACCACCGTGGATACCATGGACACCCTGGGCTCGGTCGAGCAGACCCTGCGCATGGTCGAAGCCGGCTGCGAATACGTGCGCATCACGGCCCCCAGCGTGAAGGAGGCCCAGAACCTGCTCGAAATCAAGAAGGAGCTGCGCAAGCGCGGCTGCTCGGTGCCCCTCATTGCCGACATTCACTTCACGCCCAACGCCGCCGAGTTGGCCGCCCGCATCGTGGAGAAAGTGCGCGTGAACCCCGGCAACTACGCCGACAAGAAGAAGTTCGACGTCATCGACTACACCGACGCCAGCTACGCGGCCGAGGTGGAGCGCATCCGGGAGCGGTTCCGGCCCCTGGTCCAGATCTGCAAGCAGTACGGCACGGCCATGCGCATCGGCACCAACCACGGCTCTTTGTCCGACCGGATTCTGTCGCGCTACGGCGATACGCCGCTGGGCATGGTCGAGTCGGCCCTGGAGTTTTTGCGCCTCTGCGAAGAGGAAAACTACTACGACGTGGTGCTGAGCATGAAGGCCAGCAACACCCAGGTGATGGTGCAGGCCTACCGCCTGCTGGTGCAGAAGCTCGACGAGGAAGGCCTGCAGCCCTACCCGCTGCACCTGGGCGTCACGGAAGCCGGCGAGGCCGAAGACGGCCGCATCAAGTCGGCCGTGGGCATCGGCACCCTGCTCGAAGACGGCCTCGGCGACACCGTGCGCGTGAGCCTCACCGAAGCCCCCGAAGCCGAAGCCCCCGTGGCCAAGGCCCTGATTGACCGGTATACTACCCGCGCCCAGGAAGCCAAGCCGATTCGGCCTTTGACCCCTCCCCAATCCCTCCCCAAAAGGGAGGGGCTTGAAGTAGCCTTCGACGTTGTTTCGTCTGGCACCCCTCCCTTTTGGGGAGGGGACGGGGGAGGGGTTCCCATCGACCCCTTCCAGTACCACCGCCGCGCCACCCGCGAAGTGCGGAACCTGGGCGGACAGAACGTGCCCCGGGTGATGGTGGACATTTCCCGCCTCGCGGCGGTGGAATACGCTGATCTGCGCGCCGTGGGCCACTTGTACTCGGCCTTCCTCGACAAGTTCCAGATGAGCGACCTGGGGGCCGATTACCTCTACAGCGGCCAGCGCCCGGTGCCCTTTATGCTGCCCAACGGCCTGAAGGAAGTCGTGGACTACAGCGCCTGGCTCGACGCCGGCCGCCGCCCCGACCACTACCCGGTGCTTACCCAAACCGAGTACGCCGAAGCCGCCGCCAAGCACCCCGAGCTGAACTTCGTGTTTCACAACCTCGACTCGCTCACGCCGGCCGCCCTCGACCAGCTCCGGGACGATGCCACGGCCGTGGTCATTCTCTACACCGACAACGCCCACGCCATGCCCGAAATCCGCCGCGCGTTTTTCGAGCTGCTGAATAACGGCGTGCCCAACCCGGTCATTATCAACCGCCAGTACCCGGCCCTCACGCCCGAGCAAACCCAACTCTACGCCGCCACCGACGTGGGCGGCCTGCTCCTCGACGGCCTCGGCGACGGAGTGGTGCTGAGCACCGAGCTGCTGCCCGAGCGCCCGAAAGAGGAGTGGCTCCAAGCCCTGGATCAGCTCAATCAGCTCAGCTTCGGCATTTTGCAGGCGGCCCGCACCCGCATGTCCAAAACCGAGTACATCAGCTGCCCCAGCTGCGGCCGTACCCTGTTCGACTTGCAGGAAACCACCGCCATGATCCGCAAGCGCACCGACCATTTGAAGGGCGTCAAAATCGGCATCATGGGCTGCATCGTAAACGGGCCCGGCGAAATGGCCGACGCCGACTACGGCTACGTGGGCGTGGGCAAAGGCAAAATTGCCCTCTACCGCGGCCAGGAAGTCATCAAGAAAGCCGTGCCCGAGGAGCAGGCCGTGGATCAGCTCATCGAGCTCATGCGCGAGGATGGCCGCTGGCTGGAGCCCGTGGTGCTGGAAGAGCCGGTGGGGGCGTAG